The following are encoded in a window of Narcine bancroftii isolate sNarBan1 chromosome 2, sNarBan1.hap1, whole genome shotgun sequence genomic DNA:
- the LOC138755039 gene encoding Y-box-binding protein 2-B-like, producing MSEAANQPEGSCIAVEKKVLATSVLGTVKWFNVRNGYGFINRNDTKEDVFVHQTAIKKNNPRKYLRSVGDGETVEFDVVAGEKGAEAANVSGPGGVPVKGSRYAPNRRRFRRGFVRRREPATQGDPSVTGEAVESSGEQQDDSSKPAPGQQHVPSQQRSLSTPYFYRIAVSVGLRLRRKELDRQPVERRHWRTGRPPHRPEISHSSRRSE from the exons ATGagcgaggcggcgaatcagccCGAGGGAAGTTGCATTGCCGTAGAGAAGAAAGTACTCG CCACCAGTGTACTGGGCACCGTGAAGTGGTTCAACGTTCGAAATGGCTACGGCTTCATCAACAG GAATGACACAAAAGAAGATGTTTTTGTTCACCAG ACGGCCATCAAGAAGAACAACCCTCGCAAGTACCTGCGGAGCGTTGGAGACGGAGAGACGGTGGAGTTTGATGTGGTTGCGGGTGAGAAG GGAGCGGAGGCGGCCAATGTCAGTGGTCCTGGTGGTGTCCCAGTGAAGGGGAGCCGCTACGCTCCGAACCGCCGCCGATTCCGAAGAGGCTTTGTCCGCCGCCGGGAGCCCGCAACTCAG GGTGACCCGTCAGTGACGGGAGAGGCAGTGGAAAGCTCCGGTGAGCAGCAGGACGACTCAAGCAAGCCGGCTCCTGGCCAACAGCATGTGCCCAGCCAGCAGCGCAGCCTCTCCACTCCGTACTTCTACCGCATCGCTGTCAGCGTCGGCCTCAGGCTACGGCGCAAGGAGCTGGATCGGCAGCCAGT ggagaGGAGGCACTGGAGAACCGGGAGACCGCCCCACCGTCCAGAGATCAGCCACAGCAGTCGACGCAGCGAGTAG
- the LOC138755025 gene encoding zinc finger protein 229-like, protein MSAHNGERPFTCSECGKGFTKSSHLLTHQRLHMNKKPFTCPECGKGFSRSWDLLNHQQVHTGEWRFTCPECGKGFTLSSKLKSHQRIHTGERPFTCSECGKGFIQSSNLKSHQRIHTKEKPFSCAECGKGFTQSSSLKTHQRIHTGERPFSCPECDKRFTQFSSLKTHQWVHTGEWPFTCPECGKGFTQFIHLKYHKRIHTGEKHFTCPECGKGFTQSSDLKTHRRIHSRERPFTCHECGKGFNQRSNLKVHQRIHTRERPFTCPECGKGFAQSSNLIIHQRTHSRERPFKCSECGKGFSHSGDMLTHRRIHTREWPFTCPECGKGFTQSSNLKSHQCVHTRERPFTCPECGKGFTQSSNLKTHQRIHTGERPYTCSECGKGFSRSSVFLAHRLVHTGEWPFTCLECGKGFIHSSRLKNHRQIHTGCAPSPSLSVVRASPTPLALRPTGGSISGRGPSPAPSSIRGSIYNGTC, encoded by the coding sequence ATGAGTGCCCACAacggggagaggccattcacctgctcggaatgtgggaagggcttcaccaAGTCCTCCCACCTACTAACCCACCAGCGTCTCCACATGAACAAGaaacccttcacctgccctgagtgtggcaagggGTTCAGTCGATCATGGGACTTGCTGAACCACCAGCAGGTTCACACTGGTGAGTGGCGCTTCACTTGCCCTgaatgcggcaagggcttcaccctgTCCTCTAAACTGAAGTCCCACCAACgaatccacaccggggagaggcccttcacctgctctgaatgcggcaagggcttcatccAGTCCTCTAACTTGAAGTCCCACCAGCGAATCCACACCAAGGAAAAGCCCTTCTCCTGCGCTGAATGCGGCAAGGGGTTCACCCAATCCTCCAGCCTGAAGACCCACCAGCGGATCCATACCGGAGAGAGGCCTTTCTCTTGCCCTGAGTGCGACAAGAGGTTCACCCAGTTCTCCAGCCTGAAGACACACCAGTGGGTCCACACCGGTGagtggcccttcacctgccctgagtgcggcaagggcttcacccagttcATTCACCTGAAGTACCACAAGCGGATCCACACTGGAGAGAAGcacttcacctgccctgagtgcggcaagggcttcacccagtcctcTGACCTAAAGACCCACCGGCGGATCCACTccagggagaggcccttcacttgCCATGAGTGTGGCAAGGGGTTCAATCAACGCTCAAACCTGAAGGTCCACCAGCGGATCCATAcaagggagaggcccttcacctgcccggaGTGTGGCAAGGGGTTCGCCCAGTCCTCAAACCTGATTATCCACCAGCGGACCCACTCCAGGGAGAGGCCCTTCAAGTGTTCTGAGTGCGGCAAGGGATTCAGTCATTCGGGGGACATGCTGACCCACCGGCGGATCCATACCAGGGAGTGGCctttcacctgccccgagtgtggcaagggcttcacccagtcctctaacctgaagtctcaccagtgcgtgcacaccagggagaggcccttcacctgccctgagtgtggcaagggcttcacccaatCCTCTAACCTGAAGACCCACCAGcggatccacactggggagaggccctacACCTGCTCTGAGTGTGGCAAGGGGTTCAGTCGATCGTCAGTCTTTCTGGCCCACCGGCTTGTTCACACTGGTGAGTGGCCCTTCACTTGCCtcgagtgcggcaagggcttcatccACTCATCTAGACTGAAGAACCACCGGCAGATCCACACCGGGTGTGCCCCTTCACCTTCCCTGAGTGTGGTAAGGGCTtcacccactcctctagctttaagACCAACCGGCGGATCCATATCAGGGCGAGGTCCTTCGCCTGCCCCGAGTTCGATAAGGGGTTCAATCTATAATGGGACATGCTGA